The genomic stretch GTTTGTTTTTACGCCAGTTTAAATTTTTGGCACAAAATTCGCTTAATAACTGTGAATTGTTGTATTTAGGGGGAGAGAATATGGAAAATGTCCATATTTTGACACAAAGACTGCCGACCAGAGGCGATTATTTGCCGTTCAATGCCGAGCAGTACAGTCCACAAGGCGATGAACATTACACTCGCTTAGTGAATAAGTTACAAACCACGCTCGATATCGACGAATTGTTGACGATTTACGCCGAGCACGTAGCACGGATCTCAAAGGTTTCTGGTATTCAGTTTCATTGTAGCTTAGGTGTGTTCCAAATGCAGCAGTGCGATAGCCAGTACCCCGCTACCAGCTTCGATTTGGAGCTAGAAAAAGAGCACTTGGGGCAGCTGGTTTATTTTAGTGAATTCCCTTTTAGCGAGGCCATTAAAGCCAAGCTAATGAAGTTGCACGCTTGTTTAATTTACCCAATTCGTAATGCCTTGATGTATAACCGTGTGCTACAGCTTGCTACCAAAGACTCGCTAACAGGGCTGTATAACCGCAGTCAGTTTAGTGAAAACCTAGAGCAAAAAATTGAGCGTTGCCGCCGTCAACACCGCAACTTTAGTTTAATGCTGTTGGATTTAGATAATTTTAAGCAGGTAAATGACGTATACGGCCACAAAGCCGGCGATGACGTATTACAAGAGTTTGCACGTATTTTGCAATCATCAACGCGTACCACAGATTCAGTGTTTCGTTTTGGTGGTGATGAGTTTGCCGTGCTGATTGACGACCCAGCATTTACTACAAATAAAGTCATTGCCGAGCGGATCATGGCCGAGGTTAGAGGCTCAAGCATGCTTGCCAAATACAACGTCACCACCAGCATCGGCTTTACCTTAGCCTCGAGTCACGATTGCGCCGACAACATTTTTGCTCGTGCCGACAGTGGCCTATACCGCGCCAAAGCGGCAGGCAGAAACTGCGCTCGAGCCGTTTAATACGCAGCTAACACCCAGCGTCCCCTAACGCTGGGTGTTATGCATTAACAAACGATAGCCCCACAAAGTGGCTGCGGCTCCGGCAAAAAAGCCGTTTATCACCCAAGCCATTGCCAAAAAGTCTGGAATGTCGGCAAACATCACCGCTATCAAAGGCGCTAGCAACCCGAGTATAAAATAATGCCCTCCTTTGCCATGCCAGTAGCGCAATAACAACACCATGCTAAGTACTCCAGCCCCAAGTGCATAAGCCAGGTTCAACCAAATCGCCTTATCCACGGCAAATAAAATACTAAATAAAATAACCGTTAACAGCAGGGCAAAAGGCGCCTTCTGCGCTAGCTGCTCACCAATTTTTCGATACTCAGTCATTACTATACTTCCAAATAATCCCATCAACTTGGGCAAACTCAGCGGCAACAAAGTGCCCCACCACCGCAACCGGCTCTGCATCATAATAAACCACTGCAACATGGGCTCGTTGCCAACTCGGCACACCGGCATCTTTCAGCCAGTGCTTAATGGTGTTAGAGCCAGGCTTAGTGCATGGCTTAATTTTATCGTTCAAGCGGCCAAACCGCACACTCACCTGCTCATTATCATAAGGCGCTCGACACCCTTCCCCTTGTGTGATGGCAAGGGGCCGAGAATAAGCCGTGAGCTCGGCCACGTTTACCTCGATGAGATCTTCAGGTTGCGGCGAGTTCGTCACATAATATAAGCGGGCCCGAAAACGACGAATGCAACCAGAGCCTAGCTGTATCTTAAGTTGGCTGTCTTGGCGTGGCGAAAGTGCCTGCGCCACTAAATCGTCCAGTTGCTTTTGACTTGGCATCGCCACATCATAGCCGGCTAACCACAAGCGCAGCACATTATCTCTTCTCGCGGGCGTTAGAGCCTGTAAAGCATCAATACACAGCGTCTGATCATGGGCGCAACTCGCTAAGTCTTGTTGACTGACTTCATCGATGATCGCTTGTTGGCGCTGTAACAGCTCTATGCTGCGTAAGCTAGCGCCTAAAAAGCCCGTAAAGCGTGCCTTTAATAAGGGGATAATACGCTGACGTAAAAAGTTGCGATCAAAGCTATCGTCCTGATTAGATTCGTCATTAATGTGTTCTAATTGCTGCTGCTCGGCATAGGCTTCAATTTCGGCTCGGCTAACTCCAAGCATTGGCCGGATGCAACTGCGGCCACTGTTAAGCTGAACCTGTGCTTGCATGGCACCAAGCCCAAGCAAACCCGAGCCGCGCTTTAAGCGCAGCAAAAAGGTTTCCAATTGGTCGTCGCCGTGTTGCCCCAGTACAATAGCAAAGTCAGGCTGCGCCGTGGCATCCAGTGCTTTATAACGAGCTTCTCGTGCTTGTGCTTCAATACTGGTGCGAGACTTTTTCTCTATGCTAACGCTAGCGCATTGAAACGGTAAGGCTAACTGTTCGCACAAACGCTGACAAAAGTCGCCCCAGGCTTTGGCGTTGCGCGACAGCCCATGGTCAATGTAAATGGCCTCTAACGGTACTTTTTGTTGCTTGGCATACTGCTGACATAGATGCAGTAACACCACAGAATCCACCCCGCCTGATAGCGCCACAGACAAGCCGGCACTATTGCTACTAAGCGTTTCTAGAGACAACGCCACTTGGTGATATAAGTTACTGTCAGTCATGATGTATTCTTAAAAAGAAAAAGCCGCAATAATGCGGCTTTTTATCGTGTTTTGGCGCTTTTAGCAATAACCAAACGACATCAAACGCTGGTAACGTTGCTCTAGCATTTCGTCGGTGCCAAGCGCTTCTAAATCGGCAAGATCCCGCTTCAGCTGGCCCTTAAGGCTTTTTGCCATGGCATCGTAGTTGCGATGAGCGCCACCTAGCGGCTCCTCAATGATGCTGTTGATCAAATCCAGCTCTTTTACTCGTTCCGCAGAAACGCCCATGGCTTCTGCTGCAATGGCGGCTTTGTCGGCGCTTTTCCAAAGAATTGACGCACAACCTTCTGGCGAGATAACCGAGTAAGTGCTGTATTGCAGCATGTTTACACGGTCGCCCACACCAATGGCCAAGGCACCGCCCGAGCCACCTTCACCAATCACAGTACAAATTGTTGGTACTTTTAATGCCGCCATCACTTTTAAGTTTCTAGCAATGGCTTCACTTTGACCGCGCTCTTCGGCGCCCACACCAGGATACGCTCCTGGGGTGTCGATAAAGGTGATAATTGGCATTTTAAAGCGCTCAGCCATTTCCATTAGGCGTAGCGCCTTGCGGTAGCCCTCAGGCTTTGGCATACCAAAATTACGTTTAATTTTTTCTGCGGTATCACGGCCTTTTTGCTGACCGATCACCATTACAGGTTTATCGTCTAGTCGCGCAACACCACCTAAAATGGCCGGATCATTGGCAAAAGTACGGTCACCAGCAAATTCGTCGAACTCGGTAAAAATGCGCTCGATGTAATCACGAGTGTATGGACGAAGTGGATGACGAGCTAACTGAGATACTTGCCAAGCACCTAAGTCATCGAAAATCTTCTTAGTTTGCTCGATGTTTTTTTCTTTTAACCGACTGATCTCTTCTTCCAGGCTTAGATCTAAGTCACCAGAACGGCTAACATTTTGTAATTCTTTGATCTTTGCTTCCAATTCTGCGATTGGAAGTTCAAATTCAAGATAATTGAGGCTCATGCTCTAAACTACCTGTTTAGTTAAATTCTAGTTCTAATTCCTGCGCCGCCAACAACGACAACCGCGTTAATAGCTCGTCGCTGGGCGTCACACACCATTGTGTTCCTAATGTTAACTCTGCTAAGGCATCAGGACGCTGATATTGTATTTTTATTGGACACGTGCCAAATTTATATGGTTCAAGTACTTTTTTGAAATTTTCAAAGAAGTTAGCGTCAATTTGAGCCATATTTAGCGTCATTTTAATTGCACTAATGCGCTTTTCACGGGCATCGGCAATGCTGCAGACTTCTCTTGCGGTCATTGTAATGCCACCAGAGAAGTTATCAAAGCTGACCTGTCCTGATATTACCAAGATTTGGTTAATTTGCAGCATTTCTTGGTACATTTCGAACTGTTCAGGAAATAAGCGCACATCAATACGAGCACTCTTATCGTCAAGCGTGATGAGCCCCCAACGTGCTCCTTTTTTATTAATTAAGGTGCGCGCATTAATGACTAAACCCGCTGCTGTAGCTAAGGTATCACGATTACCCGGTTGCAAGTCAACTAGCTTACCTGAGGTGTAGTGTTTCAGCTCTTTACGATATTGGTTAATAGGATGACCAGTAAGATAAAGACCTAAGGTTTCTCTTTCGCCGTTTAACCATTCTTTATCGCTTAATGGCGTGGCTTTGACAAAGGCCTGCTCCACCTCATCCGGCTCCACAGCCAGTAGGCCAAATAAATCGCTTTGACCTATGGCCTCGGCCTTGTGGTGTTGCTCTGCCGATTTCATGGCATCGGGTAAGCTAGCAAGTAGAGTGGCACGACCTGGTTGATCTTTTTCTGGCCCCAATTTATCCATGGCACCGGCATAAATCAGCTTTTCAATTACACGCTTATTCAGGCGCTTTAAGTCAACCCGAGCACAAAAATCAAATAAATCCTTAAAGGTACCGCCTTGCTCTCGCGCTTCAATGATGGCTTCCACCGGACCTTCGCCCACGCCCTTAATGGCGCCAATGCCATAAACAATTTCGCCACTGCGGTTAACGGTAAACTTATATACCCCAGCATTCACATCCGGTGGCAGCAGCGTTAACTTCATGTTTTCGCATTCGTCCACCAACGTTACTATTTTGTCGGTGTTATCCATGTCCGCAGACATCACCGCCGCCATAAACTCAGCCGGATAGTGGGTTTTCATCCACAGCGTTTGATACGACACTAAGGCATAAGCCGCAGAGTGAGACTTGTTAAAACCATAACCGGCAAATTTTTCTACCAAGTCGAAGATTTTCATCGCCAACTCGGCGTCAATGCCATTGTTTTTGGCGCCCTCGGCAAAGGTTTCCCGCTGCTTCGCCATCTCTTCGGGCTTTTTCTTACCCATGGCACGACGAAGCAAGTCAGCGCCACCAAGGCTATAGCCCGCCAGCACCTGGGCAATCTGCATTACCTGCTCTTGGTAAAGAATGATACCGTAGGTTGGCTCCAAAATAGGCTGGAGACTGTCGTGCTGGTATTGCGCGTCAGGGTAAGAGACTTCTTCGTTGCCGTGCTTACGGTCGATAAAGTTATCTACCATGCCCGATTGCAATGGACCTGGGCGGAATAACGCCACCAGTGCGATCATATCTTCGAAACAGTCGGGCCTAAGCCGCCTTATCAAATCTTTCATGCCTCGCGATTCCAGCTGGAATACTGCGGTGGTTTTGGCATCCAATAGCAGCCTGAAGCTGGCGGGATCATCTAACGGAATGGCGTTAATATCAACGGGCTCACGTTGCTCACGCTGGAGCCTTTCGTTGGCCATGTCCAGCGCCCACTGTAAGATAGTCAGGGTTCTAAGACCCAAGAAGTCGAACTTAACTAGACCTGCGGTTTCAACGTCGTTTTTATCAAACTGAGTAACCGGAAACTTACCTTCTTCATCGCAGTATAGCGCCGCAAAATCAGTGATGGTGGTGGGCGAGATAACCACACCACCGGCGTGTTTACCGGCGTTTCGCGTACAGCCTTCCAAGATGCGACACTTATCAATCAGCTCGCGCACCTCTTCGTCGCCGTCATAGGCTTCTGGTAAACGCGGCTCAACATCAAAGGCTTTTTCCAGTGTCATACCGGGGTCGCCAGGTACTAGCTTGGAAATTCTATCAACAAAGCCATACGGGTGACCCAGCACTCGGCCGACGTCACGAATAACGGCTTTAGCGGCCATGGTCCCAAAGGTGATGATCTGCGATACCGCGTCGCGGCCATAAAGCTTAGCAACGTGATCAATCACCTCGTCACGGCGGTCCATACAAAAGTCGACGTCGAAATCGGGCATGGATACCCGCTCTGGGTTGAGGAATCGTTCGAATAGTAAGTCGAATTCAAGGGGATCTAGGTCAGTGATTTTTAGTGCATAAGCCACTAAGGAACCAGCACCAGAACCACGCCCAGGGCCAACGGGAATGCCGTTATCTTTACTCCACTGAATGAACTCCATTACGATCAAGAAGTAGCCGGGGAACCCCATTTGGTTAATTACGTCGAGCTCAATTTGCAGTCGCTCGTCATATTCGCCGCGCTTTTCTTTACGCACTTGTTCGTCAGGGAATAAAAACTGTAAACGCTCTTCTAAGCCATCGCGAGAGACTTTTACCAAAAAGTCTTCAATGGCCAAATCGCCGGTGGGGTAATCAGGTAAGAAGTAAGTACCCAACTGCACCGTAACATTACAGCGCTTGGCAATTTCAACGGAGTTGGCTAATGCTTCAGGAATATCACTGAATAATTCCTGCATTTGCTCTGGCGTTTTTAAATATTGTTCACTGGAAAAGCGCTTGGGTCGATTTTTGTCTTCTAGGGTGTAGCCGTCATGGATCGCCACCCGTATTTCGTGGGCATCAAAGTCTTGTTGATGCAAAAATACCACTTCGTTGGTGGCCACCACGGGCAAGTCATGCTGCGCCGCCAGTTCCACTGCCGCATGCAAGTATTCTTCTTCTTGCGGCCGTGAGGTGCGCTGCAGCTCAATGTAAAAGTGGTCTTGGAAATGTTCTTGGTAAAACGCCAAGGTTTCAGCAATAAGCTGCGGTTTGCCTTTTAATATGGCCTTACCTAAGTCGCCGTCTTTGCCGCCTGAGATAATGATCAGGCCTTCTTTGTGCTTGGCCAGCCAAGCTTTATCAATCACCGGGCGATGAAAAACATGGCCACGTAAATAGGCATCAGATATTAATAACGTGAGGTTTTTATAGCCTTCGTTATTCTTTGCTAAGATTAAGATCCGGCTAGGCTCGTCGGGAAATTGCTCCGATCTTAGCCAAAAATCCGCGCCAACAATGGGCTTTATTCCTGCACCATGGGCACCATCGTAAAAGCGCACCAAGCCGCACAAGTTCATTTGATCGGTTATCGCCAATGCAGGCATTTCCAGCTCAGCGGCTCGGGCCACAATGGGCTTGGTCTTGGCCAAGCCATCAACCATGGAGAAATCACTGTGAACACGCAAGTGAACAAACTGCGGGGCAGGCATAATTACTCCTTTTCGGCCAAAATACGTTGCACCGGCTTAAAGCTGGTACGGTGATAAGGGGTTGCACCATGGGCTTGCAGCGCAGCAAAATGCACTTTAGTTGGGTAACCTTTGTGCCCAGCAAAACCATACTCAGGAAATTGGGCATCTAAATCAAGCATTTCTTGGTCGCGTGCAACCTTGGCTAAAATAGAGGCGGCACTGATCTCTGGCACTAAACTATCTCCTTTCACCACTGCGGTGGCCGGTATAGTTAGGCTGGGTAAACGATTGCCATCAACAAACACGTGGTCAGGTTGAGTCTTCAGCCCTTCTACCGCACGAGACATAGCCAGCATAGTGGCATGCAATATATTGAGCTCATCGATTTCGGCGACACTGGCTCGTGCAACACAATAACACAGGGCTTTTTGTTTTATTTCTGCCGCCAAGGCCAGGCGCTTTTTCTCTGTGAGCTTTTTTGAGTCGGTCAGCCCGGCAATGGGGTTGGCCGGGTCTAAAATCACCGCCGCGGTGACCACATCGCCCACTAAAGGGCCGCGACCCACTTCATCTACGCCTGCAATAAACTGCACATCAGGACGTTCAATTTGCATCTAATAACTCCGTCACCGCTTTCGCCGCCTGCTTACTGGCATCAAGGCGAATGTTTTGGTGGATAGTATAAAACCGTTCAATAAGTTTGCTGTTATTGCCAATCAGCATGTCAAATAAGGCATCGGCTAAGGCATCAGGATTACACTCAGCCTGCAAAAATTCAGGCACCAATGGTGCGTCAGCTAATAAATTGGGCAACGAAAAGTACTTAATATTAAAGGTGAAAAAGGTATTAAAAATCCAGTAACTTTTCGGGTTTAGCTTGTACCCGACCACCATTGGCTTTTTGTATAGCATGGCCTCTAAGGTGGCGGTGCCGGATGCCAATAACACGGCGTTAGCCGCTTGCATGGCAAGTGCCGACTGGCCATCAAGCATAATTGGTTTGAGCTCTGGGGCCACTTCATTGAGCGCTTCAAGAAACTGCGCTTTGCGTTTTTCATTGACCAGTGGCACCACGATTTTGAGGTTTGGAATTTTCTCACTGAGCTTTTTCGCGGTAGCCAAATAGGTGCGACTTAATAGCCCTACTTCAGAGCCGCGACTGCCTGGCAACAACGCCAACACGGTGTCTTCGGGCTTGAGGTGTAGCTGTGCACGAGCACCGGCCAAATCGGGCTCTAACGGGATTTCATCGGCTAAGGTATGGCCAACAAAAGTACAAGGGACGTCGTGCTTATCGTAAAACGCTTTTTCAAATGGTAATAACGACAGCACCAAATTGGTGGCCTCTGCGATTTTATGAATGCGCTTCTGTCGCCAAGCCCACACGCTAGGGCTGACGTATTGCACGGTTTTAATGCCTGCGGCTTTAAGTGGCTTTTCCACCCGCAAATTAAAGTCTGGGGCATCAATCCCAATGAAGACATCAGGTGGATTGGCAATAAAGTGGTTCACCAACTCTTTTTTTATTTTCAATAGTCGCGGCAGCCTGCCTAACACCTCAACCAAGCCCATGACCGCCAGCTCATCCATATCGAACAGGGTTTTACAGCCAGCTTGCTGCATCTTTGGTCCGGCAATACCAACAAAGTCGGCATTGGGATAATGCTGTTTTAGGGCATTAATGAGACCAGCGCCTAAAATATCACCGGAGAGTTCACCGGCCACCAAAGCTATCGTTATTTTTTTATCGTTTGTCATTGTTTTGATTCAGAAATAAAAAACGCCATACGTGAGTTAACCCACAAGTATGGCGTAGTATAACGTTCATCTTAGCTTGAGTTTAGCGAATTAAGCCACGGTTCGATGTTGCAATAAAATCGACCATCTGCTGTACCGCAGGAAACTCAGCAGCATCTTCAGCTAATGCAGCTACGGCATCTTCTAGACGTAGCCCTTTTCGAAATAGCGTCTTGTATGCACGTCGTGTTGCCATGATTTCGTCAGACTCGAAGCCTCGACGTTTTAACCCTTCAGTGTTAATCGCCACTGGGCGCGCCGGTGTGCCTGTTGTTGTTACAAATGGCGGTACATCTTGGTTAACCCCTGAGTACATGCCAACAAAAGCGTGAGCACCGACTTTACAAAA from Pseudoalteromonas sp. UG3-2 encodes the following:
- the dnaE gene encoding DNA polymerase III subunit alpha, whose product is MPAPQFVHLRVHSDFSMVDGLAKTKPIVARAAELEMPALAITDQMNLCGLVRFYDGAHGAGIKPIVGADFWLRSEQFPDEPSRILILAKNNEGYKNLTLLISDAYLRGHVFHRPVIDKAWLAKHKEGLIIISGGKDGDLGKAILKGKPQLIAETLAFYQEHFQDHFYIELQRTSRPQEEEYLHAAVELAAQHDLPVVATNEVVFLHQQDFDAHEIRVAIHDGYTLEDKNRPKRFSSEQYLKTPEQMQELFSDIPEALANSVEIAKRCNVTVQLGTYFLPDYPTGDLAIEDFLVKVSRDGLEERLQFLFPDEQVRKEKRGEYDERLQIELDVINQMGFPGYFLIVMEFIQWSKDNGIPVGPGRGSGAGSLVAYALKITDLDPLEFDLLFERFLNPERVSMPDFDVDFCMDRRDEVIDHVAKLYGRDAVSQIITFGTMAAKAVIRDVGRVLGHPYGFVDRISKLVPGDPGMTLEKAFDVEPRLPEAYDGDEEVRELIDKCRILEGCTRNAGKHAGGVVISPTTITDFAALYCDEEGKFPVTQFDKNDVETAGLVKFDFLGLRTLTILQWALDMANERLQREQREPVDINAIPLDDPASFRLLLDAKTTAVFQLESRGMKDLIRRLRPDCFEDMIALVALFRPGPLQSGMVDNFIDRKHGNEEVSYPDAQYQHDSLQPILEPTYGIILYQEQVMQIAQVLAGYSLGGADLLRRAMGKKKPEEMAKQRETFAEGAKNNGIDAELAMKIFDLVEKFAGYGFNKSHSAAYALVSYQTLWMKTHYPAEFMAAVMSADMDNTDKIVTLVDECENMKLTLLPPDVNAGVYKFTVNRSGEIVYGIGAIKGVGEGPVEAIIEAREQGGTFKDLFDFCARVDLKRLNKRVIEKLIYAGAMDKLGPEKDQPGRATLLASLPDAMKSAEQHHKAEAIGQSDLFGLLAVEPDEVEQAFVKATPLSDKEWLNGERETLGLYLTGHPINQYRKELKHYTSGKLVDLQPGNRDTLATAAGLVINARTLINKKGARWGLITLDDKSARIDVRLFPEQFEMYQEMLQINQILVISGQVSFDNFSGGITMTAREVCSIADAREKRISAIKMTLNMAQIDANFFENFKKVLEPYKFGTCPIKIQYQRPDALAELTLGTQWCVTPSDELLTRLSLLAAQELELEFN
- a CDS encoding GGDEF domain-containing protein, with amino-acid sequence MENVHILTQRLPTRGDYLPFNAEQYSPQGDEHYTRLVNKLQTTLDIDELLTIYAEHVARISKVSGIQFHCSLGVFQMQQCDSQYPATSFDLELEKEHLGQLVYFSEFPFSEAIKAKLMKLHACLIYPIRNALMYNRVLQLATKDSLTGLYNRSQFSENLEQKIERCRRQHRNFSLMLLDLDNFKQVNDVYGHKAGDDVLQEFARILQSSTRTTDSVFRFGGDEFAVLIDDPAFTTNKVIAERIMAEVRGSSMLAKYNVTTSIGFTLASSHDCADNIFARADSGLYRAKAAGRNCARAV
- the rnhB gene encoding ribonuclease HII, giving the protein MQIERPDVQFIAGVDEVGRGPLVGDVVTAAVILDPANPIAGLTDSKKLTEKKRLALAAEIKQKALCYCVARASVAEIDELNILHATMLAMSRAVEGLKTQPDHVFVDGNRLPSLTIPATAVVKGDSLVPEISAASILAKVARDQEMLDLDAQFPEYGFAGHKGYPTKVHFAALQAHGATPYHRTSFKPVQRILAEKE
- the tilS gene encoding tRNA lysidine(34) synthetase TilS; amino-acid sequence: MTDSNLYHQVALSLETLSSNSAGLSVALSGGVDSVVLLHLCQQYAKQQKVPLEAIYIDHGLSRNAKAWGDFCQRLCEQLALPFQCASVSIEKKSRTSIEAQAREARYKALDATAQPDFAIVLGQHGDDQLETFLLRLKRGSGLLGLGAMQAQVQLNSGRSCIRPMLGVSRAEIEAYAEQQQLEHINDESNQDDSFDRNFLRQRIIPLLKARFTGFLGASLRSIELLQRQQAIIDEVSQQDLASCAHDQTLCIDALQALTPARRDNVLRLWLAGYDVAMPSQKQLDDLVAQALSPRQDSQLKIQLGSGCIRRFRARLYYVTNSPQPEDLIEVNVAELTAYSRPLAITQGEGCRAPYDNEQVSVRFGRLNDKIKPCTKPGSNTIKHWLKDAGVPSWQRAHVAVVYYDAEPVAVVGHFVAAEFAQVDGIIWKYSND
- the accA gene encoding acetyl-CoA carboxylase carboxyl transferase subunit alpha, which translates into the protein MSLNYLEFELPIAELEAKIKELQNVSRSGDLDLSLEEEISRLKEKNIEQTKKIFDDLGAWQVSQLARHPLRPYTRDYIERIFTEFDEFAGDRTFANDPAILGGVARLDDKPVMVIGQQKGRDTAEKIKRNFGMPKPEGYRKALRLMEMAERFKMPIITFIDTPGAYPGVGAEERGQSEAIARNLKVMAALKVPTICTVIGEGGSGGALAIGVGDRVNMLQYSTYSVISPEGCASILWKSADKAAIAAEAMGVSAERVKELDLINSIIEEPLGGAHRNYDAMAKSLKGQLKRDLADLEALGTDEMLEQRYQRLMSFGYC
- the lpxB gene encoding lipid-A-disaccharide synthase, with the protein product MTNDKKITIALVAGELSGDILGAGLINALKQHYPNADFVGIAGPKMQQAGCKTLFDMDELAVMGLVEVLGRLPRLLKIKKELVNHFIANPPDVFIGIDAPDFNLRVEKPLKAAGIKTVQYVSPSVWAWRQKRIHKIAEATNLVLSLLPFEKAFYDKHDVPCTFVGHTLADEIPLEPDLAGARAQLHLKPEDTVLALLPGSRGSEVGLLSRTYLATAKKLSEKIPNLKIVVPLVNEKRKAQFLEALNEVAPELKPIMLDGQSALAMQAANAVLLASGTATLEAMLYKKPMVVGYKLNPKSYWIFNTFFTFNIKYFSLPNLLADAPLVPEFLQAECNPDALADALFDMLIGNNSKLIERFYTIHQNIRLDASKQAAKAVTELLDAN